One Nocardioidaceae bacterium SCSIO 66511 genomic window carries:
- a CDS encoding acyl-CoA dehydrogenase family protein, giving the protein MSSDRGIVTYRRDAMGYGLAALHRIAGSKMIDRLGMRKPTERVVFQATKTGFRTLGAVNRTFVKKRGGGSPSRTRSGPRTGVFDLTPTDDQQMIVSVVEEFAADVVRPAADKAEELCETPDEILSQAAELGLTLLEVPDDLGGLDGERSATTGVLVAEALAHGDMGLAVSCLAPASVATALSLWGSADQQQTYLPSFTGDKVPAAALAVAEPTPLFDPLALQTTARRSPGGGYVLQGVKSAVVRAAQAELFVVAAEIEGSGPAMFLVESDTAGLEIEADPSMGLRAASLSRVVLDGVRVPEEALLGGAGTSSYRECIRLSRLAWSALAVGTAQAVLDYVTPYVKERKAFGEPIAYRQSVAFMVANIGIELEGMRLATYRAASRAEQGLDHAREVAIAGRLCAEYGMKIGQDGVQLLGGHGFVKEHPVERWYRDLRAVGVMEGSLLV; this is encoded by the coding sequence GTGTCATCAGACCGAGGGATCGTCACCTACCGCCGCGACGCGATGGGCTACGGCCTGGCCGCGCTGCACCGGATCGCCGGCTCGAAGATGATCGACCGGCTCGGCATGCGCAAGCCGACCGAGCGAGTCGTGTTCCAGGCGACTAAGACAGGCTTCCGTACGCTCGGGGCGGTCAACCGGACCTTCGTGAAGAAGCGCGGCGGGGGCTCGCCGAGCCGTACGCGCTCGGGCCCGCGCACCGGAGTCTTCGACCTCACTCCGACCGACGACCAGCAGATGATCGTCTCGGTCGTCGAGGAGTTCGCGGCCGACGTGGTACGCCCGGCGGCGGACAAGGCCGAGGAGCTCTGCGAGACACCGGACGAGATCCTGTCGCAGGCCGCAGAGCTCGGTCTGACCCTGCTGGAGGTGCCCGACGACCTCGGCGGGCTCGATGGCGAGCGGTCTGCCACCACGGGCGTCCTCGTCGCGGAAGCGTTGGCACACGGCGATATGGGCCTCGCGGTCTCCTGCCTCGCGCCCGCATCGGTCGCCACCGCATTGTCGCTGTGGGGGAGTGCCGACCAGCAGCAGACGTACCTGCCTTCGTTCACCGGTGACAAGGTGCCGGCGGCGGCATTGGCCGTCGCCGAGCCGACGCCGTTGTTCGATCCGCTCGCATTGCAGACCACCGCGCGGCGCTCACCCGGTGGCGGCTACGTACTTCAGGGTGTGAAGTCCGCGGTCGTTCGCGCCGCTCAGGCAGAGCTGTTCGTCGTAGCGGCCGAGATCGAAGGCAGCGGACCGGCGATGTTCCTGGTCGAGTCCGATACTGCCGGCCTCGAGATCGAGGCCGATCCGTCGATGGGTCTGCGCGCCGCGTCCTTGTCGCGGGTCGTTCTCGACGGCGTACGCGTACCCGAGGAGGCGCTGCTCGGCGGTGCGGGTACGTCGTCCTACCGCGAGTGCATCCGGCTGTCGAGGCTCGCGTGGTCCGCGTTGGCCGTCGGCACCGCCCAGGCGGTGCTCGACTACGTGACTCCGTATGTGAAGGAGCGCAAGGCGTTCGGCGAACCGATCGCGTACCGGCAGTCGGTCGCGTTCATGGTCGCCAACATCGGGATCGAGCTGGAGGGCATGCGGCTCGCGACATACCGAGCCGCCTCTCGCGCCGAGCAGGGGCTCGACCACGCGCGTGAGGTCGCGATCGCGGGGCGCCTCTGCGCGGAGTACGGGATGAAGATCGGCCAGGACGGTGTCCAACTGCTCGGTGGCCACGGCTTCGTCAAGGAGCATCCGGTCGAACGCTGGTATCGCGACCTGCGCGCGGTAGGTGTGATGGAAGGCAGCCTCCTCGTCTGA
- a CDS encoding acyl-CoA dehydrogenase family protein yields the protein MINLETPRKFKTFIGQAHQVAAEFLRPNSRKYDTAEHAYPKELDLLASLVDGMDDSGNSQGAGAKGVRRSGGDAESVRNGTNMSSVLSVMEMCWGDVGLTLSMPRQGLGNSAIASVATDEQLARFDGVWAAMAITEPGCGSDSAAINATAVLDGDAYVLNGEKIFVTSGDRADAVVVWATLDKSKGRAAIKSFVVMKDTPGIHVERLEHKLGIRGSDTATIILDNCRVPAENLLGSPEIDTEQGFAGVMQTFDNTRPLVAAMAVGCARASLEATRDLLRDAGIEIDYDRPANRQSAAAATYLAMESDWEAAYLLTAQAAWMADNSKPNSLQASMAKAKAGRCANDITLRCVELAGTLGYGEHELLEKWSRDSKILDIFEGTQQIQQLIVARRLLDLSSAELK from the coding sequence ATGATCAACCTGGAAACACCCCGCAAGTTCAAGACGTTCATCGGCCAGGCGCATCAGGTCGCGGCGGAGTTCCTGCGACCGAACTCCCGGAAGTACGACACGGCGGAGCATGCGTACCCCAAGGAGCTCGACCTGCTCGCGTCGCTCGTCGACGGGATGGACGATTCGGGCAACAGCCAGGGCGCCGGTGCGAAAGGCGTTCGGCGTAGCGGCGGTGATGCCGAGTCGGTACGCAACGGCACGAACATGTCGTCGGTGCTGTCGGTCATGGAGATGTGCTGGGGTGACGTCGGCCTCACGCTCTCGATGCCGCGCCAGGGCCTCGGCAACTCGGCGATCGCATCGGTTGCAACCGACGAGCAGCTCGCCCGCTTCGACGGGGTGTGGGCCGCCATGGCGATCACCGAGCCCGGATGCGGATCCGACTCCGCCGCGATCAACGCCACCGCCGTGCTCGACGGTGACGCGTACGTGCTGAACGGCGAGAAGATCTTCGTGACGTCCGGTGATCGTGCCGATGCCGTGGTCGTTTGGGCGACGCTCGACAAGTCGAAGGGCCGGGCTGCGATCAAGTCGTTCGTGGTCATGAAGGACACGCCCGGTATCCACGTCGAGCGCCTCGAGCACAAGCTCGGCATTCGCGGTTCGGACACAGCCACCATCATTCTCGACAACTGCCGGGTCCCGGCCGAGAACCTCCTCGGTAGCCCCGAGATCGACACGGAGCAGGGCTTCGCCGGCGTCATGCAGACGTTCGACAACACGCGGCCACTTGTCGCCGCGATGGCGGTCGGCTGCGCGCGGGCGTCCCTCGAGGCGACGCGTGACCTGCTCCGCGATGCGGGCATCGAGATCGACTACGACCGGCCGGCGAACCGCCAGTCGGCCGCGGCCGCTACGTACCTCGCGATGGAGTCGGACTGGGAGGCGGCGTACCTGCTGACGGCGCAGGCGGCCTGGATGGCCGACAACTCCAAGCCGAACTCGCTGCAGGCGTCGATGGCCAAGGCCAAGGCCGGCCGCTGCGCCAACGACATCACGCTGCGCTGCGTTGAGCTCGCGGGCACTCTCGGGTACGGGGAGCACGAACTACTGGAGAAGTGGAGCCGCGACTCCAAGATCCTGGACATCTTCGAGGGCACCCAGCAGATCCAACAGCTCATCGTCGCGCGCCGGTTGCTCGACCTGTCGAGTGCCGAGCTGAAGTAG
- a CDS encoding winged helix DNA-binding domain-containing protein — protein MSDRQRRNRLQTRHRLSADHRATDTDDAARSLLALHASDPASVYLSVLARVPDAELGDVSAALYDRRSLVRLMAMRRTLFVVPQELVACIHHASALPVAERLRRGLLKDLDRLPTDPELDGDLDTWLADVEQAAVDALVKRGSATAVQLSSDEPRLRTATLPVTDKSYDIRRTINSRVLTILGAYGRIVRGSPRGDWTSRLHTWEPAQSWWPDGIDDLAPETARARLAEHWLRRFGPATIEDLQWWTGWPLGQTRKAVAGLDTVAVQLEAGTGVVLADDVDETGQPEPAAALLPALDPTPMGWKHRDWYLGDHHVALFDRNGNIGPTVWWDGRIVGGWAVVDDGTVRWRVLEDVGADAERAITDRADRLTSRLDTVVVPSFRTPLERELTSG, from the coding sequence ATGTCAGACCGGCAGCGCCGCAATCGCCTTCAGACTCGTCATCGGCTCAGTGCGGATCATCGCGCGACCGACACCGACGACGCCGCGCGGAGCCTACTCGCCTTACATGCCAGCGATCCTGCGTCGGTCTACCTGTCGGTGCTCGCGCGCGTCCCGGATGCCGAGCTCGGCGATGTCTCCGCCGCGCTGTACGACCGCCGGTCCCTGGTCCGACTGATGGCGATGCGGCGCACCTTGTTCGTCGTACCCCAAGAGCTGGTCGCGTGCATCCACCACGCGTCGGCGCTTCCGGTCGCCGAGCGTCTGCGCCGCGGGTTGCTCAAGGATCTCGACCGCCTACCGACCGATCCCGAGCTCGACGGCGACCTCGACACCTGGCTCGCCGATGTCGAGCAGGCGGCCGTCGACGCGCTCGTCAAGCGCGGGTCTGCTACGGCCGTTCAGCTGTCGTCCGACGAGCCCCGCCTTCGTACCGCGACGCTGCCTGTCACCGATAAGTCGTACGACATCCGACGCACCATCAACAGCCGCGTGCTGACGATCCTCGGCGCGTACGGGCGAATCGTCCGCGGATCTCCGCGTGGCGACTGGACCTCGCGACTGCACACCTGGGAGCCGGCACAGTCGTGGTGGCCGGACGGCATCGACGACCTCGCACCCGAAACGGCCCGAGCTCGGCTCGCCGAGCATTGGCTCCGCCGATTCGGCCCGGCGACGATCGAGGATCTGCAGTGGTGGACCGGCTGGCCGCTCGGTCAGACCCGCAAGGCGGTTGCCGGTCTCGACACCGTCGCCGTGCAGTTAGAGGCAGGCACCGGCGTCGTCCTCGCCGATGACGTCGACGAGACCGGGCAGCCGGAGCCTGCGGCGGCCCTGCTACCTGCTCTCGACCCGACCCCGATGGGTTGGAAGCACCGCGACTGGTACCTCGGCGACCACCACGTGGCGCTGTTCGACCGCAACGGCAACATCGGACCGACCGTCTGGTGGGATGGCCGAATCGTCGGTGGCTGGGCGGTCGTCGACGACGGCACGGTGCGCTGGCGAGTACTCGAAGACGTCGGCGCCGACGCCGAGCGAGCGATCACAGACCGGGCCGACCGACTGACCTCTCGCCTCGACACCGTCGTCGTACCCAGCTTCCGTACGCCGCTGGAACGCGAGCTCACGAGCGGGTGA
- the def gene encoding peptide deformylase — protein MHRELRDVTDFDADLATLVADMFETMYAAEGAGLAANQIGVDQKVFVFDCTDGADQRVKGVVCNPVLTLPDPGERHLDEDDEGCLSLPGGYSACARPDWARVDGYDHTGAAVTYIGEGGTLARCLQHETDHLYGRVFGDRLSTRARKKLFKQAESVADRFHQDWPAAQRDAEHVES, from the coding sequence ATGCATCGAGAGCTACGCGACGTCACGGATTTCGACGCCGACCTCGCCACCCTCGTTGCCGACATGTTCGAGACGATGTACGCCGCCGAGGGCGCCGGCCTCGCCGCCAACCAGATCGGCGTCGACCAGAAGGTGTTCGTATTCGACTGCACCGACGGTGCCGACCAGCGGGTCAAGGGCGTCGTCTGCAATCCGGTGCTCACCCTGCCCGATCCGGGCGAGCGACACCTCGACGAGGACGACGAGGGCTGTCTCTCGCTTCCCGGCGGCTATTCGGCCTGCGCCCGGCCCGACTGGGCACGCGTCGACGGTTATGACCACACCGGCGCCGCGGTGACCTACATCGGCGAAGGCGGTACGCTCGCGCGCTGCCTGCAACACGAGACCGACCACCTCTACGGTCGCGTGTTCGGCGACCGGCTCTCCACGCGGGCGCGAAAGAAGCTGTTCAAGCAGGCCGAGAGCGTCGCCGACCGGTTCCACCAGGACTGGCCTGCCGCACAGCGCGACGCGGAGCACGTCGAGAGCTAG
- a CDS encoding class I SAM-dependent methyltransferase, whose protein sequence is MEPARTATTVRSGVRRAARVAKGLASPATRERYLDAVKHRLHDERPGHGVERCLVCKAPSPRHRTIHSASSPDKVRYVRICGSCGHISIPENRNDYTERDYSQLPSSGRTGHEGRPGRDYHIASLALEGIARKDVEVLLYGVGASRDNHTIKDLPKVRSVAIGDIMKLRDDGEFVDLTKRPPRKFDLVIASEVIEHFRDPVPDFRTLFGFVKRNGLVVCATNVYGGNDLSRDRYIFYSDHTSYYTPTALHHIALMYGMHIDFRMPIIGAGMRKRYIFFTRSRATLDRLSVYFGSRAYAPSESAYRLRAVKRSDEKRST, encoded by the coding sequence ATGGAGCCAGCACGCACCGCCACCACCGTCCGCTCCGGCGTCAGACGAGCCGCACGGGTCGCGAAAGGACTGGCGTCACCAGCGACGCGCGAACGCTACCTCGATGCCGTGAAACATCGGCTGCACGACGAGCGACCGGGTCACGGCGTCGAACGCTGCCTGGTGTGCAAGGCGCCGTCACCTCGGCATCGGACGATTCACTCCGCGTCATCGCCGGACAAGGTCCGCTACGTGCGTATCTGCGGCAGCTGCGGGCACATCAGCATTCCCGAAAACCGAAACGACTACACCGAACGCGATTACAGCCAGCTGCCGTCGAGCGGTCGCACCGGCCACGAGGGTAGGCCGGGCCGCGATTACCACATCGCCTCACTGGCTCTCGAAGGCATCGCGCGCAAGGACGTCGAGGTGCTGCTGTACGGAGTCGGCGCCAGCCGAGACAACCACACCATCAAGGATCTACCGAAGGTACGAAGCGTTGCGATCGGCGACATCATGAAGCTCCGCGACGATGGAGAGTTCGTCGACCTCACGAAGCGGCCGCCGAGGAAGTTCGACCTCGTCATCGCCAGCGAGGTGATCGAGCACTTCCGCGATCCTGTACCGGACTTTCGCACGCTGTTCGGGTTCGTCAAGCGCAACGGGCTGGTGGTCTGCGCCACCAACGTCTACGGAGGCAATGACCTGTCCCGCGACCGCTACATCTTCTACTCCGACCACACGTCGTACTACACGCCCACCGCGTTGCATCACATCGCGCTGATGTACGGGATGCACATCGATTTCCGGATGCCGATCATCGGGGCCGGTATGCGTAAGCGCTACATCTTCTTCACCCGCTCGCGTGCGACCTTGGACCGGCTCTCGGTGTACTTCGGATCGCGTGCGTACGCGCCGTCCGAGTCGGCGTACCGGCTTCGGGCCGTGAAACGCTCCGATGAGAAGCGGTCCACCTGA
- a CDS encoding ATP-binding cassette domain-containing protein codes for MLVEVNKVSVEGPHGPLLRPTSLSFGSKDAALVVGPPGAGHTALALAVSGRLRPTSGQVTADGDRSLAHLRRRIAPVDVAGVSEPDEVVPFAAVIGEELAMCGRRASRSAVRAYLTERGADDFIDTRVENVPPDIRAWLLTDLAMQRSGVEGVVIACPDRYGLRAEVAWEIALWAAEAGSAVLLQLMQNTADAIAVEPTVIGDVSLGGVR; via the coding sequence GTGTTGGTGGAAGTGAACAAGGTCTCGGTCGAGGGCCCGCATGGACCGCTGCTACGACCGACCTCGCTGTCGTTCGGGAGCAAGGACGCCGCGCTGGTCGTCGGCCCGCCTGGTGCCGGCCACACGGCGCTGGCGTTGGCCGTCTCGGGGCGGCTACGGCCGACATCGGGCCAGGTGACGGCCGACGGCGACCGGTCGCTTGCACACCTACGCCGACGGATCGCGCCGGTCGATGTCGCGGGTGTCTCGGAGCCCGACGAGGTCGTCCCGTTCGCGGCCGTCATCGGGGAGGAGCTCGCGATGTGCGGACGACGTGCCTCGCGCTCGGCGGTTCGTGCGTACCTGACCGAGCGTGGTGCAGACGACTTCATCGACACTCGGGTCGAGAACGTACCCCCGGATATCCGCGCCTGGCTACTGACCGACCTGGCAATGCAACGCTCCGGCGTGGAGGGCGTCGTGATCGCGTGCCCCGACCGATACGGACTCCGCGCCGAGGTCGCCTGGGAGATCGCCCTGTGGGCGGCGGAGGCCGGTTCCGCTGTCCTCCTGCAGTTGATGCAGAACACCGCTGACGCCATCGCCGTCGAACCGACGGTGATCGGCGACGTCTCGTTGGGAGGTGTTCGATGA